In Atribacteraceae bacterium, a single genomic region encodes these proteins:
- a CDS encoding fumarate hydratase, whose protein sequence is MKEIAWNDLVSRVAGALREMNIVPTPVLQQEMERVYVQETGPGRDMTGQILENYREAGRTGFPLCQDTGMVSMDVCLGTEVKITGGALVWALDEGIRQAYQTGWFRNSILSDPLFGTNTGDNTPGIYTFEIVPGEVFRIKLLVKGGGCDNLSSLAMLEPGSGSEGVEEFLCRVIREKAGQACPPLVVGVGIGGSAASVMHIATRALSRPLRSRHTDDRYRYLEDRWKEVVNRTGIGPQGIGGKTTCLEVRVEAKPCHIASVPVGIVASCHVFRQRELEW, encoded by the coding sequence ATGAAAGAGATCGCTTGGAACGACCTCGTCAGCCGCGTGGCGGGTGCCCTGCGGGAGATGAATATCGTTCCCACTCCGGTTCTGCAACAGGAAATGGAGCGGGTCTATGTACAGGAAACAGGACCCGGTCGGGACATGACCGGACAGATTCTCGAAAACTATCGGGAAGCTGGCCGTACCGGCTTCCCCCTATGCCAGGATACCGGAATGGTCAGCATGGACGTTTGTCTCGGGACTGAAGTGAAAATCACCGGCGGTGCCCTGGTCTGGGCTCTTGATGAAGGGATCCGGCAGGCTTACCAGACCGGCTGGTTTCGGAATTCGATCCTATCTGATCCTCTGTTCGGCACCAACACCGGGGACAATACCCCGGGGATTTATACTTTCGAAATCGTACCCGGCGAAGTGTTCCGGATCAAACTCCTGGTCAAAGGTGGGGGCTGTGACAATTTGAGTAGCCTGGCCATGCTCGAGCCAGGAAGCGGAAGCGAAGGAGTGGAAGAATTCCTGTGTCGGGTCATCCGGGAAAAAGCCGGACAGGCCTGCCCTCCTCTGGTGGTCGGGGTAGGCATCGGGGGGTCCGCCGCCTCAGTCATGCACATCGCGACCCGAGCCCTGTCTCGTCCCCTGAGGAGTCGCCATACCGATGACCGGTACCGGTACCTCGAGGACCGCTGGAAAGAAGTGGTCAACCGGACGGGGATCGGGCCCCAGGGGATCGGCGGAAAAACCACCTGCCTGGAAGTACGGGTGGAAGCGAAGCCCTGTCATATTGCCAGTGTTCCGGTGGGGATCGTCGCCAGTTGTCATGTGTTCCGGCAACGGGAACTGGAGTGGTAA